GACAACGACCTACGCAGCCAATGCTTTTATTACCGACAGCGCCGCGGCAGGGACAGCCCTTGCAACCGGGCACAAAACCAACTCGGGTGTCATTTCGATGGATCCCACCGGTTTGACCAGCTACAAAACCCTCGCAGAAATGGCGAAAGAAGCAGGAATGAAGGTAGGAATTGTTTCAAGCGTAAACCTCGACCATGCGACTCCTGCAGTGTTTTATGCCCACAAAAAAAGCCGCAGTGACTACTACGCCATCAATGTTCAGATGGCTGAGAGTAACTTCGACTACTTCGGCGGAGGTATGGTGAGGATAGACAAGACCCCTGCAGGAGAGAAAAGCGCCCACGACATCATGAAGGAACGGGGATTTGTCATTGCATCGGACAGGGAGCAGTTCAACGCCATGAAGCCGGAAGCGGGAAAACAGTACTACGCCTATAACACCGGTTTTGCCGCAAACGCCCTGGATTACACCATCGATATGGATAGCAGCGCGATCACCCTTGCAGAGTTTACCCAAAAGGGAATCGAACTTTTGGATAACGACAAGGGATTTTTTATGATGGTGGAAGGTGGAAAAATCGACTGGGCATGTCATGCCAACGATGCCGCTGCGTCGATTTACGACACCATTGCCTTTGACCAGGCGATACAGAAGGCCGTTGATTTCTACAACCGCCATCCCAACGAAACCCTCATCGTCGTGACCGGCGATCATGAAACAGGTGGGCTCTCCCTCGGCTTTGCCGGAACGCAGTACGATAGTGCTTTCGATGAAATTGCAAAACAAAAAAAGTCTTTCGAGTGGTTCGACACCTACGTCTTGAAACCCTATAAAGAGAACACCCCCAATGGTTCTCTTGCCGATCTGATGCCTAAGATCAAAGAAACCTTCGGCCTTACCGATCTGACTGATTACGAAACGGCTCAGCTGCAGGAAGCCTTTACCCGCTCCATGGGAGGAGAGGTTGAACGGCCGAAAAGCCAGGATGAGTACCTTCTTTATGGAGGCTATGAACCCCT
This sequence is a window from Sediminispirochaeta bajacaliforniensis DSM 16054. Protein-coding genes within it:
- a CDS encoding alkaline phosphatase, with the translated sequence MTRMKRILALTLSLLVSAALFAGGNAETVNTEAQTNQAETARAKYVFFFIGDGMALPQINAAEALLGTKDNQSTPEKLTFSKFPVQGLTTTYAANAFITDSAAAGTALATGHKTNSGVISMDPTGLTSYKTLAEMAKEAGMKVGIVSSVNLDHATPAVFYAHKKSRSDYYAINVQMAESNFDYFGGGMVRIDKTPAGEKSAHDIMKERGFVIASDREQFNAMKPEAGKQYYAYNTGFAANALDYTIDMDSSAITLAEFTQKGIELLDNDKGFFMMVEGGKIDWACHANDAAASIYDTIAFDQAIQKAVDFYNRHPNETLIVVTGDHETGGLSLGFAGTQYDSAFDEIAKQKKSFEWFDTYVLKPYKENTPNGSLADLMPKIKETFGLTDLTDYETAQLQEAFTRSMGGEVERPKSQDEYLLYGGYEPLSVTITHLLNQRAGIAWASYSHTGVPVATFALGASSGQFNGYYDNTDIFTKLSNAMFAGASVAMAR